A window from Flavobacterium sp. 83 encodes these proteins:
- a CDS encoding glycoside hydrolase family 65 protein, which yields MNSNFKSLFFLFLVSPIVFGQIKSDEWHLYANSRQNYYGVAMANGQIGIVTDDTPLKTKEIILNGVYDGSPENGISRIVRGIEFLNLHLIINNQEIKSDNIDNWSQVVSMKEGTSTTSFMFKDFASINYTILANRAVPYSAMAIVEITPNKDIEIAANNYMVVPDELKDAKSQFRVLKDNQYLMPVFGTTAKTLTGKYTVSASTTFLFDGQSEALKQTGNEVGFSKKLLKGKKYRFAIAGGICTSKDITDPLNESERQPIYALQQGIDNLLNRHKEAWAELWNTGDIQIEGDLDAQQRVRFALYNLYSYIRPETRQSVAPMGLSSQGYNGHIFWDSELWMYPTLLALQPDMAKSCLDYRYDRLQKAKQKATIYGYKGAMFPWESDDTGEEATPTWALTGIFEQHITADVSIAFWNYYAYTQDKSWLRKEWSVLKETADFWVSRVVKNQDGSYSILNVVGADEYAQHVDDNAFTNASAIESLKNTIKAATILNEPIDPKWIAVSEKLVIHTENGITQNYKGYKGQIIKQADVNLLAYPLHIITDKAQIEKDLEYYTEKIDKKDGPAMASGVLSVLYARLGDKEKAYSYFVKSYLPNSRPPFGVFSESANSNNPYFATGAGAMLQAVIYGFGGVEQTDHGLKYNKGLLPKKWKSLKIIGLGMDNKTITIE from the coding sequence ATGAATTCAAATTTTAAAAGCTTGTTCTTCTTGTTTTTGGTAAGTCCAATTGTTTTTGGTCAAATAAAATCAGATGAATGGCATTTGTATGCAAACTCCAGACAAAATTATTATGGAGTTGCTATGGCAAATGGTCAAATCGGGATTGTTACTGACGATACCCCTTTAAAAACAAAAGAGATAATTCTTAATGGCGTTTACGATGGTAGTCCTGAAAATGGAATAAGCAGAATTGTAAGAGGAATTGAATTTTTAAACCTACACCTTATTATAAACAATCAAGAAATAAAATCGGACAATATTGATAATTGGAGTCAAGTCGTTTCTATGAAAGAAGGGACTAGTACAACTTCATTTATGTTTAAAGATTTTGCAAGTATTAATTATACTATTTTAGCTAATAGAGCGGTTCCTTATTCAGCTATGGCAATTGTCGAAATTACTCCTAACAAAGACATCGAAATAGCAGCTAATAATTATATGGTTGTTCCTGATGAGCTGAAAGATGCGAAAAGTCAGTTTCGTGTATTAAAAGATAATCAGTATTTAATGCCGGTTTTTGGAACAACTGCAAAAACATTAACTGGGAAATATACTGTTTCAGCCTCTACAACTTTTCTTTTTGACGGGCAAAGTGAAGCGTTGAAGCAAACTGGAAATGAAGTTGGTTTTTCTAAAAAATTATTAAAAGGAAAAAAATATCGATTTGCTATTGCCGGAGGGATTTGTACTTCAAAGGATATAACGGATCCATTGAACGAATCAGAAAGACAACCTATATATGCATTGCAACAAGGAATTGATAATTTATTGAATCGTCATAAAGAAGCTTGGGCTGAATTATGGAATACTGGAGACATTCAAATTGAAGGAGATTTAGATGCACAACAGCGGGTAAGATTCGCTTTGTATAATTTGTATTCCTATATACGTCCAGAAACTAGACAAAGTGTTGCGCCTATGGGATTGTCTTCTCAAGGTTATAATGGGCATATTTTTTGGGATAGCGAACTTTGGATGTATCCTACACTTTTGGCATTGCAGCCTGATATGGCAAAATCATGTTTGGATTATCGTTATGATCGCTTGCAGAAAGCAAAACAGAAAGCTACGATATATGGATATAAAGGTGCTATGTTTCCATGGGAATCTGATGACACAGGAGAAGAAGCAACGCCAACTTGGGCTTTGACAGGAATCTTTGAACAACACATTACAGCTGATGTTTCGATTGCATTTTGGAATTATTACGCTTACACTCAGGATAAGTCTTGGTTAAGAAAAGAATGGAGTGTATTAAAAGAAACTGCTGATTTTTGGGTAAGTCGAGTTGTTAAGAATCAAGATGGAAGTTATTCTATTTTAAATGTTGTAGGAGCCGATGAATATGCGCAGCATGTCGATGATAATGCTTTTACAAATGCTTCAGCTATTGAATCATTAAAAAATACTATTAAGGCAGCCACAATTTTGAATGAGCCAATTGATCCGAAATGGATTGCTGTTTCTGAAAAATTAGTAATTCATACTGAAAATGGAATTACCCAAAATTACAAAGGATATAAAGGACAGATTATAAAACAAGCCGATGTGAATTTATTAGCATATCCGTTACATATTATTACTGATAAAGCACAAATAGAAAAAGATTTGGAATATTACACTGAAAAAATTGATAAAAAAGATGGTCCGGCAATGGCTTCAGGAGTTTTGTCCGTTTTGTATGCTAGATTAGGGGATAAGGAAAAAGCGTATAGTTATTTTGTAAAATCCTATTTGCCAAATAGCCGACCTCCTTTTGGTGTGTTTTCTGAATCAGCAAATAGTAATAATCCTTATTTTGCAACGGGAGCTGGTGCGATGCTTCAAGCCGTAATTTATGGTTTTGGAGGTGTTGAACAAACAGATCATGGATTGAAGTATAATAAAGGACTGCTTCCTAAAAAATGGAAGTCGTTAAAAATAATTGGTTTGGGAATGGATAACAAAACAATTACAATAGAATAA